A single Henriciella sp. AS95 DNA region contains:
- a CDS encoding YbgC/FadM family acyl-CoA thioesterase, which yields MDKSAGKIDEQNQHWLQVRVYYEDTDFTGMVYHANYLRFFERGRSDFLRDAGVSHQSLLNRPDPAAFTLTNVNVDFKKAARVDDLLDIRSRYIGVEGARIVFQQTAFRGEDIVAEAEITAVMIHADGRPRRPVPEMVEQLKTFIFKG from the coding sequence ATGGACAAGTCTGCGGGAAAGATCGACGAGCAGAACCAGCACTGGCTGCAGGTTCGTGTCTATTATGAAGACACCGATTTTACCGGCATGGTCTATCATGCGAACTATCTGCGCTTTTTCGAACGCGGGCGATCTGATTTCCTGCGCGATGCGGGCGTTTCACATCAGTCGCTGCTGAATCGGCCCGATCCGGCGGCATTTACGCTGACCAATGTGAATGTCGATTTCAAAAAGGCTGCCCGGGTTGATGACCTTCTCGATATCCGTTCACGCTACATTGGCGTAGAGGGCGCTCGCATTGTGTTTCAGCAAACGGCGTTTCGCGGCGAAGACATCGTGGCTGAGGCCGAAATCACCGCTGTCATGATCCATGCAGACGGGCGCCCCCGCCGGCCCGTCCCGGAAATGGTGGAGCAATTGAAGACCTTTATCTTCAAGGGCTGA
- a CDS encoding biopolymer transporter ExbD produces MAGGWAAGPSGGKRGRRSMAAEINVTPFVDVMLVLLIVFMITAPLLTTGVEVSLPKASAENLQAPKSQPLSVTLDLNGKMYIQDTEVSSEDLVSTLYAIAGEGYEERIYLRADDGVNYGAVMEVMTRMQRAGYRNIALVTDPKAQGQQ; encoded by the coding sequence ATGGCAGGTGGTTGGGCAGCCGGACCCTCAGGCGGAAAACGTGGCCGCCGCAGCATGGCCGCTGAAATCAATGTGACGCCTTTTGTCGACGTCATGCTGGTGCTGCTGATTGTATTCATGATCACGGCACCCTTGCTGACGACGGGCGTGGAAGTCTCGCTGCCAAAGGCGTCGGCTGAAAATCTGCAGGCGCCGAAGTCGCAGCCGCTTTCGGTGACGCTGGACCTGAATGGCAAGATGTACATTCAGGACACCGAAGTCAGCTCTGAAGACCTGGTCTCGACGCTTTATGCGATCGCTGGCGAGGGCTATGAGGAGCGCATCTATCTGCGCGCTGATGACGGCGTGAATTATGGTGCGGTGATGGAAGTCATGACCCGTATGCAGCGGGCCGGCTATCGCAATATCGCCCTCGTCACCGACCCGAAAGCGCAAGGACAACAGTAG
- a CDS encoding MotA/TolQ/ExbB proton channel family protein: MESEALSQAPTEGGFSLLGLLLEADLVVKLVLIVLFIASLWSWSVIIEKLFTVGSARKKAKAFEDAFWTGRADDLDARPGAGNSDPASRLFASISREWNDARRMPPGDDANLLIGRAERSLRAGVDREVGRVSKGLGVLATIGSSSPFIGLFGTVWGIMNAFINISEKQDTSLTNVAGPIAEALFATGLGLIAAIPAVIFYNKFTGDLNQFADRLDTFSQDLLVRLSRRTTERS, from the coding sequence ATGGAAAGCGAAGCTCTCTCCCAGGCGCCTACGGAAGGCGGCTTCTCCCTACTAGGCCTGCTTCTAGAGGCAGACCTTGTGGTGAAACTGGTGTTGATCGTGCTGTTCATCGCCAGTCTGTGGTCATGGTCTGTGATCATCGAAAAGCTGTTCACGGTTGGCAGCGCCCGCAAGAAAGCCAAAGCCTTCGAGGACGCTTTCTGGACAGGCCGCGCCGATGATCTCGATGCGCGCCCGGGGGCAGGCAATAGCGATCCGGCCTCTCGTCTGTTCGCGTCCATCTCCCGAGAATGGAATGATGCGCGCCGCATGCCGCCCGGTGATGATGCCAATCTGCTGATCGGCCGGGCCGAGCGCTCGCTACGTGCAGGCGTCGACCGCGAAGTTGGCCGGGTCAGCAAGGGCCTCGGCGTTCTCGCGACGATTGGCTCGTCATCACCCTTTATCGGCCTGTTCGGCACCGTCTGGGGTATCATGAACGCCTTCATCAACATTTCCGAAAAGCAGGACACGTCGCTGACCAACGTCGCGGGCCCGATTGCCGAGGCGCTGTTCGCGACCGGCCTTGGCCTCATCGCGGCGATCCCGGCGGTGATTTTCTACAACAAATTCACCGGCGACCTGAACCAGTTTGCAGACCGGCTGGACACCTTCAGCCAGGACCTTCTGGTTCGCCTGTCGCGTCGCACCACCGAGAGGAGCTAG